One Triticum dicoccoides isolate Atlit2015 ecotype Zavitan chromosome 4B, WEW_v2.0, whole genome shotgun sequence genomic window carries:
- the LOC119294464 gene encoding uncharacterized protein LOC119294464 isoform X3, giving the protein MKHVKKSLTKTNICKLSFIGALIKSEDIAQNRGGSRSFVQTQSMLGKEHGPAAATNMNTYKCMKAGVKNCTESGESGPINNTKNTYYTALKAADPLHWKDRDLDPEIMYSSSGGMPHGRLAIGDGAIKKAVVVAKARENDTRPSNSISYHCLLKENAQLKKRCKNNFVLSKHVQGFYGKLGWEVPEDLLAYQDELMDGGDLTLQMNETPQAQEDGGTPMTDSSHDERHVDAGTQMDDHGSAPTHENHLGMP; this is encoded by the exons ATGAAGCATGTCAAAAAGAGCTTAACAAAAACCAATATATGCAAGCTCAGCTTTATTGGTGCACTGATCAAGTCAGAGGATATTGCACAAAACCGGGGTGGTTCACGATCATTTGTTCAGACCCAAAGCATGTTG GGAAAAGAGCATGGGCCTGCAGCAGCAACAAACATGAACACTTACAAGTGCATGAAGGCAGGAGTTAAAAATTGTACCGAGAGTGGAGAAAGTGGCCCCATCAACAACACTAAG AACACCTATTACACAGCTCTGAAAGCAGCAGATCCACTACATTGGAAGGACCGTGATCTCGATCCAGAAATCATGTACTCCTCCAGTGGTGGCATGCCCCATGGGCGACTAGCAATAGGTGATGGTGCTATAAAGAAAGCAGTGGTCGTTGCAAAAGCTAGAGAGAATGACACAAGGCCATCAAACTCCATATCATACCATTGTTTATTGAAGGAAAATGCTCAACTTAAAAAGCGGTGCAAGAATAATTTTGTTTTGAGCAAACATGTACAG ggtttttatggcaagctggGATGGGAAGTACCCGAAGATCTTCTTGCCTACCAAGATGAGCTGATGGATGGCGGTGATCTG ACTTTGCAGATGAATGAAACACCCCAAGCCCAAGAGGATGGTGGTACTCCAATGACAGATTCTTCACATGATGAAAGGCATGTTGATGCTGGTACTCAAATGGATGATCATGGTTCTGCTCCAACACATGAAAATCATTTAGGAATGCCATAG
- the LOC119294463 gene encoding protein DMR6-LIKE OXYGENASE 1-like, whose amino-acid sequence MAILAAAAETSSSSHAGHSQQQQLESTTCKAPASSSSSSTSSEASEEPNKGVRHLCERGVTSLPPRYVLPPSDRPAPAAPRGIPVIDMARLRSTVPSERAAELARLDAACRDLGFFQAVNHGAGDKAKAMLDVAARFFALPFEERARHMSPDIRAPVRYGTSFNQLNDGVLCWRDFLKLLCNPARLDDVVPSWPHNPSDLREVMSAYARANQGLFRELMEAALEAMGITGQGVLEELDCGTQMMMVNCFPACPEPELTLGMPPHSDYGFLTLLLQDQVNGLEVCQGDDDWLLVDPLPGALIINVGDHLEIFSNGRYKSVLHRVRVNSTQLRISVASLHSLPPERVIGPAPELLADGTQRRYMDTDLTTFLNYLSSAEGKHKTFLQSRRITT is encoded by the exons ATGGCGATCCTCGCCGCTGCCGCCGAGACCAGCAGCAGCAGCCATGCTGGCCATTCACAGCAACAGCAACTCGAGTCCACCACCTGCAAGGCACCGgcgtcttcctcctcgtcgtcgacGTCCTCTGAGGCATCGGAGGAGCCGAACAAGGGCGTGCGCCACCTGTGCGAGCGCGGGGTGACGTCCCTCCCGCCGCGCTACGTGCTGCCGCCCTCCGACCGCCCGGCGCCGGCTGCCCCGCGCGGCATCCCGGTGATCGACATGGCGCGCCTCCGCTCCACGGTCCCCTCCGAGCGCGCCGCGGAGCTGGCGCGGCTGGACGCTGCCTGCCGCGACCTGGGCTTCTTCCAGGCGGTGAACCACGGCGCGGGAGACAAGGCAAAGGCCATGCTGGACGTGGCGGCGCGGTTCTTCGCGCTGCCGTTCGAGGAGCGGGCGCGACACATGTCACCCGACATCCGGGCGCCGGTGCGGTACGGCACCAGCTTCAACCAGCTCAACGACGGCGTGCTCTGCTGGCGCGACTTCCTCAAGCTGCTCTGCAACCCGGCCAGGCTCGACGACGTCGTGCCATCCTGGCCCCACAACCCGTCCGACCTCAG GGAGGTGATGTCGGCGTACGCCCGCGCCAACCAGGGTTTGTTCCGGGAGCTGATGGAGGCGGCGCTCGAGGCGATGGGGATCACCGGCCAGGGCGTGCTAGAGGAGCTCGACTGCGGGACGCAAATGATGATGGTCAACTGCTTCCCGGCGTGCCCCGAGCCGGAGCTCACGCTGGGGATGCCGCCGCACTCCGACTACGgcttcctcaccctcctcctccagGACCAGGTCAATGGCCTTGAGGTCTGCCAAGGCGACGACGACTGGCTCCTCGTCGACCCCCTCCCCGGAGCCCTCATCATCAACGTCGGCGATCACCTCGAG ATATTCAGCAACGGGCGGTACAAGAGCGTGTTGCACCGGGTGCGAGTGAACTCAACGCAATTGCGGATCTCGGTGGCGTCACTACACAGTCTTCCACCAGAGCGGGTAATCGGTCCCGCGCCAGAGCTTCTCGCTGATGGTACCCAACGGCGGTATATGGACACTGACCTGACCACCTTCCTCAACTACCTCTCCTCCGCCGAGGGGAAACACAAGACCTTCCTCCAGTCTAGGAGGATCACTACGTAA
- the LOC119294464 gene encoding uncharacterized protein LOC119294464 isoform X2 has product MKHVKKSLTKTNICKLSFIGALIKSEDIAQNRGGSRSFVQTQSMLGKEHGPAAATNMNTYKCMKAGVKNCTESGESGPINNTKVNERLNTYYTALKAADPLHWKDRDLDPEIMYSSSGGMPHGRLAIGDGAIKKAVVVAKARENDTRPSNSISYHCLLKENAQLKKRCKNNFVLSKHVQGFYGKLGWEVPEDLLAYQDELMDGGDLMNETPQAQEDGGTPMTDSSHDERHVDAGTQMDDHGSAPTHENHLGMP; this is encoded by the exons ATGAAGCATGTCAAAAAGAGCTTAACAAAAACCAATATATGCAAGCTCAGCTTTATTGGTGCACTGATCAAGTCAGAGGATATTGCACAAAACCGGGGTGGTTCACGATCATTTGTTCAGACCCAAAGCATGTTG GGAAAAGAGCATGGGCCTGCAGCAGCAACAAACATGAACACTTACAAGTGCATGAAGGCAGGAGTTAAAAATTGTACCGAGAGTGGAGAAAGTGGCCCCATCAACAACACTAAGGTCAACGAGCGTCTT AACACCTATTACACAGCTCTGAAAGCAGCAGATCCACTACATTGGAAGGACCGTGATCTCGATCCAGAAATCATGTACTCCTCCAGTGGTGGCATGCCCCATGGGCGACTAGCAATAGGTGATGGTGCTATAAAGAAAGCAGTGGTCGTTGCAAAAGCTAGAGAGAATGACACAAGGCCATCAAACTCCATATCATACCATTGTTTATTGAAGGAAAATGCTCAACTTAAAAAGCGGTGCAAGAATAATTTTGTTTTGAGCAAACATGTACAG ggtttttatggcaagctggGATGGGAAGTACCCGAAGATCTTCTTGCCTACCAAGATGAGCTGATGGATGGCGGTGATCTG ATGAATGAAACACCCCAAGCCCAAGAGGATGGTGGTACTCCAATGACAGATTCTTCACATGATGAAAGGCATGTTGATGCTGGTACTCAAATGGATGATCATGGTTCTGCTCCAACACATGAAAATCATTTAGGAATGCCATAG
- the LOC119294464 gene encoding uncharacterized protein LOC119294464 isoform X1 has translation MKHVKKSLTKTNICKLSFIGALIKSEDIAQNRGGSRSFVQTQSMLGKEHGPAAATNMNTYKCMKAGVKNCTESGESGPINNTKVNERLNTYYTALKAADPLHWKDRDLDPEIMYSSSGGMPHGRLAIGDGAIKKAVVVAKARENDTRPSNSISYHCLLKENAQLKKRCKNNFVLSKHVQGFYGKLGWEVPEDLLAYQDELMDGGDLTLQMNETPQAQEDGGTPMTDSSHDERHVDAGTQMDDHGSAPTHENHLGMP, from the exons ATGAAGCATGTCAAAAAGAGCTTAACAAAAACCAATATATGCAAGCTCAGCTTTATTGGTGCACTGATCAAGTCAGAGGATATTGCACAAAACCGGGGTGGTTCACGATCATTTGTTCAGACCCAAAGCATGTTG GGAAAAGAGCATGGGCCTGCAGCAGCAACAAACATGAACACTTACAAGTGCATGAAGGCAGGAGTTAAAAATTGTACCGAGAGTGGAGAAAGTGGCCCCATCAACAACACTAAGGTCAACGAGCGTCTT AACACCTATTACACAGCTCTGAAAGCAGCAGATCCACTACATTGGAAGGACCGTGATCTCGATCCAGAAATCATGTACTCCTCCAGTGGTGGCATGCCCCATGGGCGACTAGCAATAGGTGATGGTGCTATAAAGAAAGCAGTGGTCGTTGCAAAAGCTAGAGAGAATGACACAAGGCCATCAAACTCCATATCATACCATTGTTTATTGAAGGAAAATGCTCAACTTAAAAAGCGGTGCAAGAATAATTTTGTTTTGAGCAAACATGTACAG ggtttttatggcaagctggGATGGGAAGTACCCGAAGATCTTCTTGCCTACCAAGATGAGCTGATGGATGGCGGTGATCTG ACTTTGCAGATGAATGAAACACCCCAAGCCCAAGAGGATGGTGGTACTCCAATGACAGATTCTTCACATGATGAAAGGCATGTTGATGCTGGTACTCAAATGGATGATCATGGTTCTGCTCCAACACATGAAAATCATTTAGGAATGCCATAG